A genomic segment from Branchiostoma floridae strain S238N-H82 chromosome 7, Bfl_VNyyK, whole genome shotgun sequence encodes:
- the LOC118418789 gene encoding exosome complex component RRP45-like isoform X1, whose amino-acid sequence MKEVPMSTCEREFILKAIRDRKRIDGRQTYDYRRLKVSFGMERGCCIVDLGDTKVLAQVSGKIEEPKKNRPTEGSIIINLELSPMASPAFEPGRPTESGIEMNRILERNIRDSRAVDTESLCIVAGEKVWSIRADVHVLNDEGNIMDAASIAAITALSHFRRPDVSVMGEEVTVHSPEDRDPVPLSVHHMPVCVTFAFFDQGEFLLVDPNRSEERVMDGRMVVGMNMHREICTLMMSGGMLLVKEQVLRCSQIATVKVAEIIELIQRALDKDAQARQAGEKCGFAESVPTNKITTNRKEATAIDTTAAAQQASQVIQEAGPVDKPMSNMLVQAPGTVQIGEGLVNTWDVDDEDMESEEKEGREKSVTNGREAVATSKPTERKRPVKAGEGTVSHAEGSDSEEEETVMLFQGDDETKSTEEPDSTALMQPSNSDKPAKKKGKKKKAAQK is encoded by the exons CGGATAGATGGACGACAAACATACGACTACCGCAGACTGAAGGTGTCATTTGGTATGGAGCGTGGCTGTTGTATTGTTGACCTAGGAGACACAAA GGTTCTGGCCCAGGTTTCAGGTAAGATAGAAGAACCCAAAAAGAACAGACCAACAGAAGGGTCCATTATTATCAACCTGGAGCTGTCACCGATGGCCTCACCTGCATTTGAACCAGGAAG ACCCACAGAGTCTGGTATTGAGATGAACAGGATACTGGAGAGGAACATCAGAGACTCCAGAGCTGTGGATACAGAGTCACTCTGCATTGTAGCTGGGGAAAAG GTGTGGTCCATTAGAGCAGATGTCCATGTGTTGAATGATGAAGGAAATATCATGGATGCAGCCAGCATCGCAGCCATAACAGCTCTGAGTCACTTCAG GAGACCGGATGTGTCTGTGATGGGAGAAGAAGTTACAGTT CATTCACCAGAAGACAGAGATCCTGTACCCCTCAGTGTTCATCACATGCCAGTCTGTGTCacatttgctttctttgatCAAGG GGAGTTTTTACTGGTTGACCCTAACCGTTCAGAGGAGCGTGTAATGGATGGGAGGATGGTGGTGGGGATGAACATGCACCGAGAGATCTGTACCCTCATGATGAGCGGGGGCATGCTACTGGTCAAGGAACAG GTTTTAAGATGTTCCCAGATTGCCACAGTCAAAGTGGCAGAAATCATAGAGCTGATTCAGAGGGCACTGGACAAGGATGCCCAGGCAAG GCAAGCTGGAGAGAAGTGTGGTTTTGCAGAATCAGTCCCTACCAACAAAATAACCACCAACAGAAAGGAAGCCACTGCAATAGACacaacagcagcagcacagCAGGCCAGTCAGGTCATACAGGAGGCTGGGCCAGTGGACAAACC GATGTCCAATATGCTTGTACAG GCACCTGGAACAGTACAGATAGGTGAAGGACTAGTGAACACCTGGGATGTAGATGATGAAGACATGGAGTCAGAGGAAAAAGAGGGGAGAGAAAAGAGTGTAACCAATGGGAGAGAAGCTGTGGCTACTTCCAAACCAACTGAGAGGAAAAGACCTGTTAAAGCTGGTGAGGGTACTG TGTCCCATGCAGAGGGCAGCGATAgtgaggaagaagaaacagtaATGCTGTTCCAGGGAGATGATGAAACAAA GTCTACAGAAGAGCCTGACTCCACTGCACTCATGCAACCTTCCAACAGTGATAAACCAGCCAAGAAGAAGGGCAAGAAAAAGAAAGCTGCACAGAAATAA
- the LOC118418789 gene encoding exosome complex component RRP45-like isoform X2, whose translation MKEVPMSTCEREFILKAIRDRKRIDGRQTYDYRRLKVSFGMERGCCIVDLGDTKVLAQVSGKIEEPKKNRPTEGSIIINLELSPMASPAFEPGRPTESGIEMNRILERNIRDSRAVDTESLCIVAGEKVWSIRADVHVLNDEGNIMDAASIAAITALSHFRRPDVSVMGEEVTVHSPEDRDPVPLSVHHMPVCVTFAFFDQGEFLLVDPNRSEERVMDGRMVVGMNMHREICTLMMSGGMLLVKEQVLRCSQIATVKVAEIIELIQRALDKDAQARQAGEKCGFAESVPTNKITTNRKEATAIDTTAAAQQASQVIQEAGPVDKPMSNMLVQAPGTVQIGEGLVNTWDVDDEDMESEEKEGREKSVTNGREAVATSKPTERKRPVKAVSHAEGSDSEEEETVMLFQGDDETKSTEEPDSTALMQPSNSDKPAKKKGKKKKAAQK comes from the exons CGGATAGATGGACGACAAACATACGACTACCGCAGACTGAAGGTGTCATTTGGTATGGAGCGTGGCTGTTGTATTGTTGACCTAGGAGACACAAA GGTTCTGGCCCAGGTTTCAGGTAAGATAGAAGAACCCAAAAAGAACAGACCAACAGAAGGGTCCATTATTATCAACCTGGAGCTGTCACCGATGGCCTCACCTGCATTTGAACCAGGAAG ACCCACAGAGTCTGGTATTGAGATGAACAGGATACTGGAGAGGAACATCAGAGACTCCAGAGCTGTGGATACAGAGTCACTCTGCATTGTAGCTGGGGAAAAG GTGTGGTCCATTAGAGCAGATGTCCATGTGTTGAATGATGAAGGAAATATCATGGATGCAGCCAGCATCGCAGCCATAACAGCTCTGAGTCACTTCAG GAGACCGGATGTGTCTGTGATGGGAGAAGAAGTTACAGTT CATTCACCAGAAGACAGAGATCCTGTACCCCTCAGTGTTCATCACATGCCAGTCTGTGTCacatttgctttctttgatCAAGG GGAGTTTTTACTGGTTGACCCTAACCGTTCAGAGGAGCGTGTAATGGATGGGAGGATGGTGGTGGGGATGAACATGCACCGAGAGATCTGTACCCTCATGATGAGCGGGGGCATGCTACTGGTCAAGGAACAG GTTTTAAGATGTTCCCAGATTGCCACAGTCAAAGTGGCAGAAATCATAGAGCTGATTCAGAGGGCACTGGACAAGGATGCCCAGGCAAG GCAAGCTGGAGAGAAGTGTGGTTTTGCAGAATCAGTCCCTACCAACAAAATAACCACCAACAGAAAGGAAGCCACTGCAATAGACacaacagcagcagcacagCAGGCCAGTCAGGTCATACAGGAGGCTGGGCCAGTGGACAAACC GATGTCCAATATGCTTGTACAG GCACCTGGAACAGTACAGATAGGTGAAGGACTAGTGAACACCTGGGATGTAGATGATGAAGACATGGAGTCAGAGGAAAAAGAGGGGAGAGAAAAGAGTGTAACCAATGGGAGAGAAGCTGTGGCTACTTCCAAACCAACTGAGAGGAAAAGACCTGTTAAAGCTG TGTCCCATGCAGAGGGCAGCGATAgtgaggaagaagaaacagtaATGCTGTTCCAGGGAGATGATGAAACAAA GTCTACAGAAGAGCCTGACTCCACTGCACTCATGCAACCTTCCAACAGTGATAAACCAGCCAAGAAGAAGGGCAAGAAAAAGAAAGCTGCACAGAAATAA
- the LOC118418789 gene encoding exosome complex component RRP45-like isoform X3, whose translation MERGCCIVDLGDTKVLAQVSGKIEEPKKNRPTEGSIIINLELSPMASPAFEPGRPTESGIEMNRILERNIRDSRAVDTESLCIVAGEKVWSIRADVHVLNDEGNIMDAASIAAITALSHFRRPDVSVMGEEVTVHSPEDRDPVPLSVHHMPVCVTFAFFDQGEFLLVDPNRSEERVMDGRMVVGMNMHREICTLMMSGGMLLVKEQVLRCSQIATVKVAEIIELIQRALDKDAQARQAGEKCGFAESVPTNKITTNRKEATAIDTTAAAQQASQVIQEAGPVDKPMSNMLVQAPGTVQIGEGLVNTWDVDDEDMESEEKEGREKSVTNGREAVATSKPTERKRPVKAGEGTVSHAEGSDSEEEETVMLFQGDDETKSTEEPDSTALMQPSNSDKPAKKKGKKKKAAQK comes from the exons ATGGAGCGTGGCTGTTGTATTGTTGACCTAGGAGACACAAA GGTTCTGGCCCAGGTTTCAGGTAAGATAGAAGAACCCAAAAAGAACAGACCAACAGAAGGGTCCATTATTATCAACCTGGAGCTGTCACCGATGGCCTCACCTGCATTTGAACCAGGAAG ACCCACAGAGTCTGGTATTGAGATGAACAGGATACTGGAGAGGAACATCAGAGACTCCAGAGCTGTGGATACAGAGTCACTCTGCATTGTAGCTGGGGAAAAG GTGTGGTCCATTAGAGCAGATGTCCATGTGTTGAATGATGAAGGAAATATCATGGATGCAGCCAGCATCGCAGCCATAACAGCTCTGAGTCACTTCAG GAGACCGGATGTGTCTGTGATGGGAGAAGAAGTTACAGTT CATTCACCAGAAGACAGAGATCCTGTACCCCTCAGTGTTCATCACATGCCAGTCTGTGTCacatttgctttctttgatCAAGG GGAGTTTTTACTGGTTGACCCTAACCGTTCAGAGGAGCGTGTAATGGATGGGAGGATGGTGGTGGGGATGAACATGCACCGAGAGATCTGTACCCTCATGATGAGCGGGGGCATGCTACTGGTCAAGGAACAG GTTTTAAGATGTTCCCAGATTGCCACAGTCAAAGTGGCAGAAATCATAGAGCTGATTCAGAGGGCACTGGACAAGGATGCCCAGGCAAG GCAAGCTGGAGAGAAGTGTGGTTTTGCAGAATCAGTCCCTACCAACAAAATAACCACCAACAGAAAGGAAGCCACTGCAATAGACacaacagcagcagcacagCAGGCCAGTCAGGTCATACAGGAGGCTGGGCCAGTGGACAAACC GATGTCCAATATGCTTGTACAG GCACCTGGAACAGTACAGATAGGTGAAGGACTAGTGAACACCTGGGATGTAGATGATGAAGACATGGAGTCAGAGGAAAAAGAGGGGAGAGAAAAGAGTGTAACCAATGGGAGAGAAGCTGTGGCTACTTCCAAACCAACTGAGAGGAAAAGACCTGTTAAAGCTGGTGAGGGTACTG TGTCCCATGCAGAGGGCAGCGATAgtgaggaagaagaaacagtaATGCTGTTCCAGGGAGATGATGAAACAAA GTCTACAGAAGAGCCTGACTCCACTGCACTCATGCAACCTTCCAACAGTGATAAACCAGCCAAGAAGAAGGGCAAGAAAAAGAAAGCTGCACAGAAATAA
- the LOC118418790 gene encoding histone deacetylase complex subunit SAP30L-like has translation MVMVLCFPPQARHIYICDHHKGVIQSARSKRKRKLSDEDDNSPDHDYDGPEVDLLGLQVNTLRRYKRHYKLQTRPGLNKAQLAETVSRHFKTIPVQEKECLTFFIYMIKNHKSKFDQKHFGHDS, from the exons ATGGTTATGGTGTTATGTTTTCCTCCACAGGCACGCCACATATACATCTGTGACCACCACAAAGGTGTGATCCAGAGTGCTCGCAGTAAGAGAAAGAGGAAGCTGAGTGATGAGGATGACAACTCCCCAGACCACGACTATGATGGACCCGAG GTGGACCTCCTTGGTCTCCAGGTTAACACCTTGCGCAGGTACAAACGTCACTACAAGCTGCAGACACGACCTGGTCTCAACAAGGCACAGTTAGCAGAG ACCGTCAGTCGTCACTTTAAGACCATTCCAGTGCAGGAAAAGGAATGCCTAACTTTCTTCATCTACATGATCAAGAACCACAAATCCAAGTTCGACCAAAAACATTTCGGTCATGAtagttaa